One genomic segment of Thermovibrio guaymasensis includes these proteins:
- a CDS encoding ATP citrate lyase citrate-binding domain-containing protein has translation MAQRGIREYDGKRILAKHWNEYFAPEFEYNFKSVLVTPETDLDKLPQEYPWLLEMPLVAKPDMLFGKRGKLGLILFKKEKPCDVDYETVKKWIREKMQEEVEIKGKKGKLTHFLIEPCVPHAPEDEYYVAMTLGYDGDHIYMSAFGGIDVEENWDKVKEVVIPPLATEEEIDKLIEENVPPEIKDKEKYADFVKRLYRFFRDMHFAYLEINPLVMVGNKVYPLDFVGRVDDTAQFLVGRKWGELEFPAGFGGELSPEEKYIKEMDEKSGASLKLTILNPEGRIWTLVAGGGASVVYADTVADLGYVKELANYGEYSGNPSRAETREYVKTVLDLMTRKKDPQGRPKILIIGGAIANFTDVAKTFDGIIDALKEYADKLKEVGVKIYVRRGGPNYEVGLAKIKKAAEELGLPIEVYGPETHMTEIVKKALTENP, from the coding sequence ATGGCTCAGAGAGGAATTAGGGAGTACGACGGCAAGAGGATTCTTGCCAAGCACTGGAACGAGTATTTTGCTCCTGAGTTTGAGTACAACTTTAAGTCTGTACTCGTAACTCCTGAAACGGACCTTGATAAGTTACCTCAGGAGTACCCTTGGCTACTTGAGATGCCTTTAGTTGCAAAACCCGACATGCTCTTTGGTAAGAGGGGTAAGCTCGGTCTCATTCTCTTTAAAAAGGAAAAACCCTGTGACGTTGATTATGAAACGGTTAAGAAGTGGATCAGGGAAAAGATGCAGGAAGAGGTTGAGATTAAAGGGAAAAAGGGAAAGTTGACTCACTTCCTCATTGAGCCTTGCGTTCCTCATGCTCCAGAGGATGAGTACTACGTTGCAATGACACTAGGGTATGACGGTGACCACATCTATATGTCTGCGTTTGGTGGAATTGACGTTGAAGAAAACTGGGACAAAGTAAAGGAAGTTGTTATTCCTCCCCTTGCAACGGAAGAAGAAATTGACAAACTCATTGAGGAAAACGTTCCTCCTGAGATAAAGGATAAAGAGAAGTATGCAGACTTTGTTAAGCGTCTCTATCGTTTCTTCAGGGATATGCACTTTGCTTACCTTGAGATTAACCCACTTGTAATGGTTGGTAATAAAGTTTATCCCCTTGACTTTGTTGGAAGGGTTGACGATACTGCCCAGTTCTTAGTTGGAAGGAAGTGGGGTGAGCTTGAGTTTCCAGCAGGTTTCGGTGGGGAACTCTCCCCTGAGGAGAAGTACATTAAGGAAATGGACGAAAAGTCAGGAGCATCACTAAAGCTTACAATCCTTAATCCTGAAGGCCGCATCTGGACTCTCGTTGCAGGTGGTGGAGCTTCAGTAGTTTACGCTGATACGGTTGCAGACCTTGGCTACGTTAAGGAGCTTGCAAACTACGGTGAGTACTCTGGTAACCCATCAAGGGCAGAGACGAGGGAGTACGTTAAGACTGTCCTTGACCTTATGACTAGGAAGAAAGACCCGCAGGGAAGGCCAAAAATTCTAATCATTGGTGGTGCTATCGCTAACTTTACAGACGTTGCAAAGACCTTTGACGGAATTATTGATGCCCTTAAAGAGTACGCAGATAAGTTGAAAGAGGTCGGTGTTAAGATTTACGTTCGCCGTGGTGGGCCTAACTACGAAGTTGGTCTTGCAAAGATTAAGAAGGCCGCAGAAGAGCTTGGCCTTCCAATAGAGGTTTACGGACCTGAGACTCACATGACAGAGATCGTTAAGAAAGCTCTTACAGAGAATCCATAA
- a CDS encoding trimeric intracellular cation channel family protein — protein sequence MASISEVLEAANCIGLVAFALSGVFKGINAKLDLLGVSILGFLTALGGGIVRDILVNSVPKALTGISDITTTALGIFLALLLYKVFRKDITGTKPVKIIDAAGLSAFSVTGFLVGAQSGLNGFGIVLLGVITGTGGGLISELLTGKVPSVLKEDFYASCSLIGGILFLITYGKFSTEVSTGITFVTILTLRLTAILKGWRLPRFGLYEERD from the coding sequence ATGGCTTCCATCAGTGAAGTTTTAGAAGCAGCAAACTGTATTGGACTTGTAGCTTTCGCCCTTTCAGGGGTCTTTAAGGGGATAAACGCAAAACTAGACCTTTTAGGAGTCTCAATCCTAGGATTCCTTACAGCATTAGGAGGAGGAATAGTAAGAGACATCCTTGTTAACTCAGTTCCTAAAGCCCTAACCGGAATTTCAGATATAACAACTACAGCCCTTGGAATTTTCCTTGCACTTTTACTCTACAAAGTTTTTAGAAAGGACATAACGGGAACTAAGCCTGTAAAGATCATTGATGCAGCTGGGCTCTCTGCGTTCTCCGTAACTGGGTTTTTAGTGGGAGCCCAGTCAGGTCTAAACGGCTTTGGAATAGTCCTTTTAGGAGTTATAACCGGAACCGGAGGGGGACTTATAAGTGAACTACTAACAGGTAAAGTTCCTTCTGTTTTGAAGGAGGACTTCTACGCCTCATGCTCTTTAATAGGAGGAATTCTATTCTTAATCACGTATGGGAAATTCTCTACAGAAGTATCAACCGGAATAACCTTTGTAACTATACTAACCTTAAGGTTAACGGCAATTTTAAAGGGCTGGAGGTTACCAAGGTTTGGACTTTATGAGGAAAGAGATTGA
- a CDS encoding citrate/2-methylcitrate synthase: MARPDYVLFDRNTKAIFWNLNRNAIQRMLDYDYLVGRSPSIVAIVAPTQSRKFEKFFFGTEEIIIPIYRSTTEAAEAHPEADVLVNFASFRTAYDVTREALNIPTIRTIAITAEGIPERLARDMAARAKQEGKWIIGPATVGGITAGAFRIGNAGGTLENIVKSKLHRPGSAGLVTRSGGLFNELSNIIARNADGIVEGIAIGGDRFPGSDFLDHLLRYQKNPAVKYMIMLGEVGGELEYRVVEALEKGLITKPLIAWCIGTIAKHFGGEVQFGHAGAKAGADRETADAKNRALKEAGALVPDSFNDIPELIRSVYEDLKAKGEIGEIEEPEVPPIPEDYDKARKAGKVRRPTHFICTISDDRGEEATYCGIPISEVVEKGYSIADVIGLLWFKRKFPKWASDFIDMVIKIVADHGPAVSGAHNAKVTARAGKDLISSLVTGLLTIGPRFGGAIDGAAKYFKMAKEKGMDPFEFVDYMKKVEKKPIPGIGHRIKSTKNPDKRVELLKNYAKENFPSTGLLDYALEVEKVTTSKKENLILNVDGTIGVLLVDMFRNLGFSEAEIDELIEAGAFNAFFVLGRSIGFIGHILDEKRLAMPLYRHPWDDILYDVKRPEEA, translated from the coding sequence ATGGCAAGGCCCGATTACGTTCTCTTTGATAGGAATACGAAGGCTATTTTCTGGAACCTAAATAGGAATGCTATTCAGCGTATGCTTGATTACGACTACTTAGTTGGACGTTCTCCTTCAATAGTTGCAATAGTTGCTCCAACTCAGAGTAGGAAGTTTGAAAAGTTCTTCTTCGGTACTGAAGAGATAATAATTCCTATTTACCGTTCAACTACGGAAGCTGCAGAGGCTCATCCAGAAGCTGACGTTTTAGTTAACTTTGCTTCTTTTAGGACGGCTTACGATGTAACGAGGGAGGCCCTCAACATTCCAACTATTAGGACTATAGCTATCACTGCTGAAGGTATTCCTGAAAGGCTTGCCCGTGATATGGCTGCAAGGGCAAAGCAGGAAGGTAAGTGGATAATAGGTCCTGCTACCGTCGGTGGAATTACTGCTGGAGCCTTCAGGATTGGAAATGCTGGTGGAACACTTGAAAATATCGTTAAGTCAAAACTCCACAGGCCCGGCTCTGCAGGTCTTGTTACCCGTTCAGGTGGTCTTTTTAACGAGCTTTCAAACATAATTGCCCGTAACGCAGACGGTATAGTTGAGGGTATTGCTATAGGTGGTGACAGGTTCCCAGGTTCAGACTTTCTTGATCACCTTTTAAGGTACCAGAAGAACCCTGCCGTAAAGTACATGATTATGCTCGGTGAAGTTGGAGGAGAGCTTGAATATAGGGTTGTTGAAGCCCTTGAAAAAGGACTTATTACTAAACCTCTAATTGCCTGGTGTATTGGAACTATAGCCAAACACTTTGGCGGAGAGGTTCAGTTTGGTCATGCTGGAGCAAAGGCAGGAGCAGATAGAGAAACTGCCGATGCAAAGAACAGGGCCCTTAAAGAGGCGGGAGCTCTGGTTCCAGATTCCTTCAATGACATCCCTGAGCTGATAAGGAGCGTTTACGAAGACCTTAAGGCTAAGGGAGAGATTGGAGAGATTGAGGAACCTGAAGTTCCGCCTATCCCTGAAGATTACGACAAGGCAAGGAAGGCCGGTAAGGTAAGAAGGCCTACCCACTTTATCTGTACAATCTCAGACGATAGAGGAGAGGAGGCTACTTACTGCGGTATTCCAATCTCAGAAGTTGTAGAGAAGGGATACTCAATCGCTGACGTTATTGGGCTTCTATGGTTCAAGAGGAAGTTTCCAAAGTGGGCTTCAGACTTTATTGACATGGTAATCAAAATCGTTGCAGACCACGGACCTGCAGTTTCAGGTGCCCATAACGCTAAAGTAACTGCAAGGGCTGGAAAGGACCTCATCTCCTCCCTTGTAACCGGTCTTCTTACAATCGGACCAAGGTTTGGCGGTGCTATTGACGGAGCTGCCAAGTACTTTAAGATGGCTAAAGAGAAGGGAATGGACCCCTTTGAGTTCGTTGACTACATGAAGAAGGTTGAAAAGAAACCTATTCCAGGAATCGGTCATAGGATTAAGTCAACAAAGAACCCTGATAAGAGGGTGGAGCTCCTTAAGAACTATGCAAAAGAGAACTTCCCATCAACAGGGCTCCTTGACTACGCCCTTGAGGTTGAGAAGGTTACAACCTCAAAGAAGGAGAACCTCATCCTTAACGTTGACGGAACAATTGGTGTTCTATTGGTTGATATGTTCAGAAACCTGGGCTTTAGTGAAGCTGAAATTGATGAGTTAATAGAAGCAGGAGCGTTTAACGCCTTCTTTGTCCTCGGCCGTTCTATCGGATTTATCGGCCACATCCTTGATGAGAAGCGCCTTGCCATGCCTCTCTACAGGCACCCATGGGACGATATTCTCTACGACGTTAAGAGGCCTGAAGAGGCTTAA
- the bioF gene encoding 8-amino-7-oxononanoate synthase — MRKEIEELIGKKLYRELREIETPQGKRVVVEGRELLNFSSNDYLGLAKEFDCECLEKWGTGSGASRLVCGNFKVHRELERRLAELKKTEECLLFSTGYMANLGVISTLAGKGDLILSDRLNHASIIDGIRLSKAEKVIYPHRDWQFVKDYLKKNRKEFNRCLIVTDSVFSMDGDIAPLNELFQIKDEFDAVLVIDDAHATGVVGWSSLELFNVEPDKRTVIVGTLGKALGTFGAFVCGSKVLREYLINKCRSFIFTTALPPFIACQTLKNIEKVPERRKRLIKLINFFKKLSGIESSSAIFPYIVGDEEKALKLSEILLKKGFLVPAIRPPTVKESRLRITVTSEHSEEEVEKLWREIKGG, encoded by the coding sequence ATGAGGAAAGAGATTGAAGAGCTAATAGGAAAAAAACTCTACAGGGAACTGAGGGAAATTGAGACTCCCCAAGGTAAAAGAGTAGTTGTTGAAGGAAGAGAGCTCCTCAACTTCTCCTCAAACGATTATCTAGGCCTTGCAAAGGAGTTTGACTGTGAATGTCTAGAAAAGTGGGGGACAGGAAGCGGAGCTTCAAGGTTAGTTTGCGGGAACTTTAAAGTTCACAGAGAACTTGAGAGGAGACTTGCAGAGCTAAAGAAAACCGAAGAGTGCCTTTTATTTTCAACTGGATATATGGCAAACCTAGGGGTTATCTCAACACTTGCGGGAAAAGGCGATTTAATTCTCTCAGACCGGCTTAATCACGCCTCAATAATAGACGGTATAAGGCTCTCTAAGGCTGAAAAGGTCATCTACCCTCACAGAGATTGGCAGTTCGTAAAGGACTATTTAAAGAAGAACAGAAAGGAGTTTAACAGGTGTTTAATAGTCACAGATTCAGTCTTCAGTATGGACGGAGACATAGCTCCTTTGAATGAGCTCTTTCAGATTAAGGATGAGTTTGATGCAGTTTTAGTAATTGACGATGCACACGCAACAGGCGTTGTTGGGTGGAGTTCCTTAGAGCTTTTCAACGTTGAACCGGATAAAAGAACAGTTATAGTTGGAACTCTCGGCAAAGCGCTCGGAACTTTTGGAGCCTTTGTCTGTGGAAGTAAAGTTTTAAGGGAATACCTAATAAACAAGTGCCGGAGCTTTATCTTCACAACGGCACTTCCTCCATTCATTGCTTGCCAAACTCTAAAGAACATTGAAAAAGTTCCCGAAAGGAGAAAGAGATTAATCAAATTAATCAATTTCTTTAAGAAGCTATCTGGAATAGAGAGCTCCAGCGCGATTTTTCCATACATAGTAGGGGATGAAGAGAAAGCCTTAAAACTTTCAGAGATACTTCTAAAAAAAGGATTCCTGGTTCCCGCTATCAGACCACCTACCGTTAAAGAGAGCAGATTGAGGATAACCGTTACTTCAGAGCATAGTGAAGAGGAAGTAGAAAAACTGTGGAGGGAAATAAAAGGGGGCTAA